The following are encoded in a window of Methylicorpusculum oleiharenae genomic DNA:
- a CDS encoding glycoside hydrolase family 57 protein, with amino-acid sequence MSDSQKLKLVLCWHMHQPEYRDLQTGEYQLPWTYLHVLKDYSDMAAHLEAVPEARAVVNFAPILLEQIEDYARQVNGFLREDIPVKDALLSALVATSVTAEPEGRLKIIHDCVKANRARQIERYPAYLNLVVIADWVRHHDDALSYLSPHYFEDLLVWYHLAWMGESIKLSDFRIQKLIDKGSGFSHAERIQLAEVIGEHLDSIIGRYKRLAEQGRIELSVTPYAHPILPLMLDIKSALQAMPDADMPELDSYPGGTERVKWHLQYGLDTFRRFFGFEPQGCWPSEGAVSAETLSILSEYGFKWTASGGNVLRNSLRLSQLEETSTHHPFCVEDIGLPCFFRDDGLSDLIGFEYSKWHADDAVADLIKHLEFIHKHDASDGKVVSIIMDGENAWEYFPQNGYYFLSALYQKLSSHPLIQLTTFSECLDQGAVVKPLPKMMAGSWVYGTFSTWIGDKDKNRGWDMLGDVKKCYDNLIASDSLTHEQMDAARQQLSICEGSDWFWWFGDYNPGDAVSSFERQYRLNLTNLYRLMGQEPPAYLAQSFAQGSGQPAMGGAMRPGVENL; translated from the coding sequence ATGTCAGATAGTCAAAAACTGAAATTGGTGCTCTGTTGGCACATGCATCAGCCTGAATACAGGGATTTGCAGACTGGCGAATATCAATTGCCGTGGACCTATCTTCATGTCCTTAAAGATTACAGTGATATGGCAGCGCATCTTGAAGCGGTTCCTGAGGCGAGGGCGGTTGTCAATTTTGCACCCATCTTACTGGAGCAGATCGAGGACTACGCGAGGCAGGTTAACGGGTTTTTGCGGGAAGATATTCCGGTCAAAGACGCTCTGCTCTCAGCGTTAGTCGCGACCTCGGTGACAGCTGAACCTGAAGGCCGTCTGAAAATAATTCATGATTGCGTCAAAGCCAATAGAGCCAGGCAAATTGAGCGTTATCCTGCGTATCTCAATCTCGTTGTTATAGCGGATTGGGTCCGGCACCATGACGATGCGCTTAGTTATTTGAGCCCCCATTATTTTGAAGATCTTTTGGTCTGGTATCATCTGGCATGGATGGGTGAAAGTATCAAGCTTTCCGATTTTCGAATCCAGAAGTTGATTGATAAAGGTTCAGGCTTTTCTCATGCAGAAAGAATTCAGCTGGCTGAAGTTATCGGTGAGCATTTGGATAGTATCATCGGTCGTTACAAAAGGCTGGCGGAACAAGGGCGTATTGAATTATCGGTCACACCGTATGCGCACCCGATATTGCCGCTGATGCTGGATATTAAATCAGCGCTCCAGGCCATGCCCGATGCGGACATGCCAGAACTTGACAGCTATCCTGGCGGAACCGAGCGGGTAAAATGGCATTTGCAATACGGCCTTGATACATTCAGGCGGTTTTTTGGCTTTGAACCTCAAGGATGCTGGCCTTCTGAGGGTGCTGTAAGTGCTGAAACGCTCTCGATTCTCTCTGAATATGGGTTCAAATGGACCGCATCCGGCGGTAATGTGCTGAGGAATAGTCTGCGTCTCTCTCAACTTGAAGAAACCAGTACGCATCATCCTTTTTGTGTTGAGGATATCGGGTTACCCTGCTTTTTTAGAGATGATGGCTTGTCCGATCTTATTGGTTTTGAATATTCAAAATGGCATGCTGATGATGCGGTGGCCGATCTGATCAAGCATTTGGAGTTTATTCACAAACATGATGCTTCAGACGGCAAAGTTGTCTCTATTATCATGGACGGTGAAAATGCCTGGGAGTATTTTCCTCAAAACGGATATTATTTTTTATCGGCCCTTTATCAGAAATTAAGCAGCCACCCTCTTATTCAGTTAACCACTTTTTCAGAATGTCTTGATCAGGGTGCGGTTGTTAAACCCTTGCCTAAAATGATGGCGGGAAGTTGGGTATACGGCACTTTTTCTACGTGGATTGGTGATAAGGACAAGAATCGGGGGTGGGATATGCTGGGCGATGTCAAAAAATGCTATGACAATTTGATCGCTTCCGATAGTTTAACGCATGAACAAATGGATGCTGCACGGCAGCAGCTGTCTATTTGTGAGGGCTCTGATTGGTTTTGGTGGTTTGGGGACTATAATCCCGGGGATGCGGTCAGCAGTTTCGAAAGGCAGTATCGCTTGAATTTAACTAATTTGTATCGGCTGATGGGACAGGAGCCACCGGCTTATCTTGCCCAATCCTTTGCTCAGGGCTCTGGTCAACCAGCTATGGGAGGCGCTATGAGACCTGGTGTGGAAAACTTATAA
- the ppx gene encoding exopolyphosphatase has product MTKEVPEVVAAVDLGSNSFHMIVCRLKDGKLHTLDRLKEMVRLASGLDKKNHLDLATQRRALDCLERFGQRIQNFPPGSVSIVGTNTLRTATNAQQFIAKAERALGHPIHIISGIEEARLIYQGVAHSLSSSANKRFVMDIGGGSTEYIIGTNDTPLTKESLNMGCVSVSNLFFKDGKLSAKAFRQATLFAEQKLEPHKKKFSCNNWDEAIGASGSLRSIQGVLESTGWSHNAITRDGLEKLANHLTQCPHISILNLPDLDSERLPIFPGGLAIIYATFKTLGIEHMTISDGALREGLIHDLLGRIYNQDIRSETVQLLSERFHTDKAHSARIKETLYFMLQQLDSFSPEDQIEDTLNYLNWAADLYEIGHDIAHSQYHKHGAYIVENADLAGFSRHDQFILSLLIKFHRRKISLKNFNKLQDPWKATAPRMTILLRLAVLLHRSREDKPLTEFKISFTKNKIRLQFQENCLNQSPLTFADLQKEAEHLKEAGFKLEFE; this is encoded by the coding sequence GTGACTAAAGAAGTCCCAGAAGTTGTTGCCGCTGTTGATCTTGGCTCCAATAGCTTTCACATGATCGTATGCAGACTGAAGGACGGAAAACTGCATACCCTGGACCGCCTTAAAGAAATGGTCAGACTGGCCTCGGGCCTGGATAAAAAAAATCATCTTGATTTGGCAACACAGCGAAGAGCACTGGATTGTCTGGAACGTTTTGGTCAACGCATTCAGAATTTCCCGCCGGGCAGTGTCAGTATTGTGGGAACCAACACCTTGCGAACGGCGACTAATGCCCAACAATTTATTGCAAAAGCCGAGCGAGCTTTGGGTCATCCTATTCACATCATTTCCGGGATTGAAGAAGCCCGCTTGATTTATCAGGGCGTTGCCCACAGTTTGAGCAGCAGTGCCAATAAACGCTTTGTAATGGACATTGGCGGGGGCAGTACTGAATACATCATTGGTACAAATGACACCCCGCTGACTAAAGAAAGTCTAAACATGGGCTGCGTTTCAGTAAGCAATCTTTTTTTTAAGGATGGCAAATTATCGGCGAAAGCATTCAGGCAAGCCACGCTGTTTGCCGAACAAAAACTCGAACCTCATAAAAAGAAATTCAGCTGTAACAATTGGGATGAAGCCATTGGCGCATCAGGCAGCTTAAGATCCATACAGGGCGTTCTGGAATCAACAGGATGGAGCCATAATGCGATAACACGGGATGGCTTGGAAAAATTGGCTAATCATCTCACTCAATGCCCCCATATCAGTATACTTAATCTGCCTGACCTGGATTCAGAGCGACTTCCGATTTTCCCGGGAGGCCTTGCGATTATTTACGCAACCTTTAAAACTCTGGGCATTGAACACATGACCATCTCCGACGGCGCTCTGCGAGAAGGCCTGATCCACGATCTTTTAGGCCGCATCTATAATCAGGATATCCGATCTGAAACGGTGCAATTGTTAAGCGAGCGCTTCCATACCGACAAGGCTCACTCAGCCAGAATCAAGGAAACATTGTATTTTATGCTTCAGCAACTGGATTCGTTCAGCCCCGAGGATCAAATTGAAGACACGTTGAATTATCTGAACTGGGCTGCGGACCTATATGAAATTGGCCATGACATTGCACATAGCCAGTATCACAAACACGGTGCCTATATTGTTGAAAATGCGGACTTAGCCGGCTTTTCAAGGCACGACCAATTTATCCTGTCACTACTGATCAAATTTCACCGGCGAAAGATTTCACTTAAAAACTTCAACAAGTTACAAGATCCCTGGAAAGCCACTGCTCCTCGCATGACAATTCTACTTCGCTTGGCCGTTTTGCTGCACAGAAGCAGAGAAGATAAACCGTTAACGGAATTTAAAATCAGCTTCACCAAAAACAAAATCAGACTTCAATTTCAGGAAAATTGCCTAAATCAATCGCCTTTGACCTTTGCGGACCTTCAAAAAGAGGCTGAACATCTTAAAGAGGCTGGATTTAAACTGGAATTTGAATAG
- the malQ gene encoding 4-alpha-glucanotransferase — MIDILHKRRAGVLLHITSLPGGDGNGDLGQEAFNFVDFLHSIGASVWQTLPLNMPHADGSPYQCLSAHAGNPALINLDWLVKKGWLASSDRCVECSVTFEFAKSCLVTKAYYGFLDRASSDEKKEFARFCLEKKNWLEDFALFVALRTEFNKQCWNQWPDEYKNKNSKAIISARRRLNSKIETIKFEQFVFFSQWNALRDYASQRGVLLFGDIPIFVSYDSADVWVHPEVFKLDDEGCMLVVAGVPPDYFSETGQRWGNPHYDWDYLQETGFRWWIERMQTQIEMFDIVRIDHFRGLEAAWEIPSHEPTAVNGNWVKAPGKELLEAIYNAFGPVALVAEDLGIITEEVEELRDHFGLPGMKILQFAFGGNHDNPYLPGNLEKNSVVYTGTHDNDTTLGWYEQISDWEKDYIHEYLGSPTSTMPFTLIQAALSCVSNLAVIPMQDILELGTEHRMNTPGTTEGNWHWRFEWGQLSQDKVNRLAHAIHLFGRS; from the coding sequence GTGATTGATATTTTACATAAAAGAAGAGCGGGTGTTTTGCTTCATATCACTTCTTTACCGGGTGGGGATGGTAATGGAGACCTAGGGCAGGAAGCATTCAATTTCGTCGATTTTTTACACAGCATCGGGGCATCGGTCTGGCAGACCTTGCCGCTTAATATGCCGCATGCGGATGGCTCTCCTTACCAATGTCTTTCTGCGCATGCCGGAAACCCGGCTTTGATTAATCTGGACTGGCTGGTCAAAAAGGGTTGGCTGGCTTCCTCGGATCGTTGTGTCGAATGCAGCGTTACCTTCGAGTTTGCAAAAAGCTGTTTGGTGACAAAGGCTTATTATGGCTTTTTAGACAGAGCGTCTTCTGATGAGAAGAAAGAGTTCGCTCGTTTTTGTTTGGAAAAAAAGAATTGGCTGGAAGATTTCGCTTTATTTGTCGCGCTGAGAACCGAATTTAATAAACAATGCTGGAATCAATGGCCTGATGAATACAAAAATAAGAACTCAAAAGCCATAATTAGTGCCAGAAGAAGGCTGAATTCTAAAATTGAAACGATAAAATTTGAGCAATTCGTTTTCTTTAGCCAGTGGAATGCGTTAAGAGATTATGCCTCGCAGCGAGGCGTTTTGTTATTCGGCGATATTCCCATTTTTGTTTCTTATGACAGTGCTGACGTGTGGGTACATCCCGAAGTATTCAAGCTGGATGACGAAGGATGTATGTTAGTCGTTGCCGGCGTACCACCCGATTATTTTTCTGAAACCGGTCAGCGTTGGGGAAATCCTCATTATGATTGGGATTATTTGCAGGAAACAGGGTTTCGATGGTGGATTGAGCGCATGCAAACCCAAATCGAAATGTTCGATATTGTCCGTATTGATCATTTTCGAGGTTTGGAAGCGGCTTGGGAGATTCCCAGTCATGAGCCTACCGCCGTAAATGGTAATTGGGTAAAAGCGCCGGGAAAAGAGTTACTGGAAGCGATTTATAATGCTTTTGGACCTGTTGCGCTGGTTGCAGAAGATTTGGGGATCATAACCGAGGAAGTTGAAGAGTTGCGCGATCACTTCGGTCTGCCCGGAATGAAAATCCTTCAATTCGCCTTCGGTGGAAATCATGACAATCCCTATTTGCCGGGAAATCTGGAAAAAAACTCGGTGGTCTATACAGGAACACATGATAATGACACCACGCTGGGTTGGTATGAACAAATCAGTGATTGGGAAAAAGATTACATTCATGAGTACCTAGGCAGTCCCACATCAACGATGCCTTTTACATTGATTCAGGCTGCGCTTTCTTGCGTGTCTAATTTAGCTGTCATTCCCATGCAGGATATACTCGAGCTGGGCACAGAGCACCGCATGAATACACCGGGAACCACCGAGGGTAATTGGCACTGGCGTTTCGAGTGGGGACAATTATCGCAAGATAAAGTGAATCGCCTTGCTCACGCTATCCATTTATTCGGCCGTTCTTAA
- the lpxH gene encoding UDP-2,3-diacylglucosamine diphosphatase gives MNQEIIFISDLHIALEKPAITRRFLDFLEKRAVGCQSIYILGDLFDVWIGDDDHSPPVKAIKNKLRALTQSGVAIYLQHGNRDFLLGNRFCSETGVNLLPDYSVIDLKGTPTLLMHGDLLCSDDEAYQQFRIKSHTREWQQNVLSKPLLIRLLAARWYRIRSFFHKRKKPQEIMDVNQTTVVDTMRHHKVFRLIHGHTHRPAIHDLQIDGQSAQRFVLADWKKDYADVLVWREGEFAIERL, from the coding sequence TTGAACCAAGAAATTATTTTTATTTCAGACCTCCATATTGCACTGGAAAAACCCGCTATTACCAGACGATTTCTTGATTTTCTTGAAAAAAGAGCGGTTGGCTGCCAATCAATTTATATCCTGGGCGATCTTTTTGACGTATGGATTGGCGATGATGACCACTCTCCTCCTGTTAAAGCCATCAAAAATAAATTGCGCGCGTTAACCCAGTCCGGCGTCGCAATTTATTTACAACATGGCAACCGTGACTTTCTGTTGGGCAACAGATTTTGCAGTGAAACGGGCGTGAACTTGTTACCTGATTACAGCGTCATCGACCTGAAAGGCACTCCTACCTTGCTAATGCATGGCGATCTGCTCTGCTCTGACGATGAAGCGTACCAGCAATTCCGCATTAAATCCCATACCCGCGAATGGCAACAAAACGTTTTATCCAAACCGTTGTTGATCCGGCTTTTAGCGGCACGTTGGTATCGCATCAGAAGTTTTTTTCACAAACGCAAAAAGCCACAGGAAATTATGGATGTGAACCAGACGACCGTCGTCGACACCATGCGTCATCACAAGGTTTTTCGGCTGATTCATGGACATACTCATCGACCGGCTATTCATGATCTTCAGATTGACGGACAATCGGCTCAACGGTTCGTATTGGCTGATTGGAAAAAAGACTATGCGGATGTTTTGGTATGGCGCGAAGGCGAGTTCGCAATTGAACGGCTTTAA
- a CDS encoding quinoprotein dehydrogenase-associated putative ABC transporter substrate-binding protein codes for MRAKALKIILAGLIFNGVSYSVNAEEKFKVCADPLHPPYSTDKLDGFENKIAALFAEELGQTLEFTWFPDRIGFIRNTLNATIGDTEEFKCDVIMGVPARSDRTLNTVPYYHTTYLLLISKNRGWDDITSLDQLTNLPLERQQSLRIAMFDRGPGTTWLQQAGLLDEGIPYQTMSGDNENNIAMQIEKDLKAGKIDMAILWGPIAGYVISQSPVNSYTAIPMISSPQNKFDFSIAMGVRYGDKARKEQLNQLIHAKSGEIKKILSEYNFPLLQFPVNADGKEADDD; via the coding sequence ATGAGAGCCAAAGCTCTAAAAATAATATTAGCCGGCCTTATTTTTAACGGCGTAAGTTATAGCGTTAATGCAGAGGAAAAATTCAAAGTTTGTGCTGACCCGCTACACCCTCCCTACTCAACCGACAAGCTGGATGGCTTTGAGAATAAGATAGCGGCTTTATTTGCCGAAGAATTGGGTCAAACCCTGGAATTCACATGGTTTCCTGACCGCATCGGGTTTATCAGAAACACACTGAATGCAACCATCGGTGACACGGAGGAATTTAAATGCGATGTCATCATGGGGGTTCCGGCAAGAAGCGACAGGACGTTGAATACCGTACCTTATTACCATACGACTTACTTACTGTTGATATCCAAAAACAGAGGCTGGGATGACATAACCAGCCTGGATCAATTAACAAATCTTCCACTGGAACGGCAACAGAGCTTACGCATTGCCATGTTTGACAGAGGACCTGGCACAACCTGGCTGCAACAAGCCGGATTGCTGGACGAAGGCATACCCTACCAGACAATGTCAGGGGACAACGAAAACAATATAGCGATGCAAATCGAAAAGGATTTAAAAGCAGGAAAAATTGATATGGCAATCCTCTGGGGACCGATCGCAGGCTATGTGATTTCCCAGAGCCCCGTCAACAGTTATACCGCCATTCCCATGATTTCATCCCCGCAGAATAAATTTGATTTTTCAATAGCGATGGGCGTCCGCTACGGCGATAAGGCCAGAAAAGAACAGTTAAATCAATTAATCCACGCGAAATCCGGCGAAATCAAGAAAATATTGTCCGAATATAATTTTCCTTTATTACAGTTCCCTGTCAATGCGGATGGAAAAGAGGCTGACGATGACTGA
- the glgC gene encoding glucose-1-phosphate adenylyltransferase: protein MSETSSHQQDRFVSHLTRNTIALILAGGRGSRLKNMTDWRAKPAVPFGGKFRIIDFPLSNCMNSGIRKIGVLTQYKADSLIRHIQQGWGFLRGEFGEYVDLMPAQQRLETSWYEGTADAIYQNIDILRTRNPEYVLVLAGDHIYKMDYGAMLADHVANNADLTIGCLEVSLAEASEFGVMDIDEDRRVKAFVEKPSNPPSMPGKPDKALASMGIYVFNARFLFEQLIKDADTPGSSRDFGKDIIPSVISKYRINAYPFLNMQGGQSYWRDVGTIDAYWSANMELIGVKPDLNLYDKTWPIWTYQEQTPPAKFVFDDDKRRGQAVDSMVSGGCVISGSKIRHSLLFSNVRVNSYSVLQDTVVLPEVNIARHCRITKAIIEKGCEVPQGTVIGEDRAEDEKRFHVSPGGVVLVTPDMLGQNRHYVR from the coding sequence ATGTCAGAAACAAGCAGCCACCAGCAGGATCGTTTTGTCAGTCATCTTACCAGAAATACTATTGCCCTGATTCTAGCGGGCGGTCGAGGTTCGCGTCTAAAAAATATGACCGATTGGCGAGCGAAGCCGGCCGTGCCATTCGGAGGCAAATTCCGAATTATTGATTTTCCCTTATCAAATTGCATGAATTCGGGTATACGCAAGATAGGCGTGCTTACCCAGTACAAGGCGGATTCATTGATTCGTCACATCCAGCAGGGCTGGGGGTTTTTAAGAGGCGAATTCGGCGAATATGTTGATCTGATGCCCGCTCAACAACGGCTTGAAACATCCTGGTACGAGGGAACAGCGGATGCGATTTATCAAAACATCGATATTTTAAGAACCCGAAATCCTGAATATGTGCTGGTTCTCGCCGGTGATCACATTTATAAAATGGATTATGGCGCAATGCTTGCTGATCATGTAGCCAATAACGCAGATTTGACAATAGGTTGCCTGGAGGTATCCTTGGCCGAAGCCTCTGAGTTTGGGGTCATGGATATTGACGAGGACAGAAGGGTCAAAGCGTTTGTCGAAAAGCCGTCGAATCCGCCCTCAATGCCTGGTAAGCCAGATAAGGCATTGGCATCCATGGGTATTTATGTATTTAATGCCCGTTTCTTGTTCGAACAATTGATTAAGGATGCCGATACCCCTGGATCGTCACGCGACTTCGGCAAAGACATAATCCCCTCGGTCATTAGTAAATACCGTATCAATGCCTACCCATTCCTCAACATGCAGGGTGGGCAAAGTTACTGGCGGGATGTAGGAACTATCGATGCGTATTGGTCAGCCAATATGGAGCTGATCGGCGTTAAGCCCGATTTGAACCTGTATGACAAGACCTGGCCTATCTGGACTTACCAAGAGCAAACGCCGCCGGCCAAATTTGTTTTTGACGACGATAAAAGGCGTGGTCAAGCAGTCGATTCGATGGTTTCCGGCGGTTGTGTGATTTCGGGTTCCAAAATCAGGCATTCATTGCTGTTTTCCAATGTCCGCGTCAACTCTTACAGTGTGCTGCAGGATACGGTGGTCTTGCCTGAAGTCAATATCGCCAGGCATTGCCGGATTACTAAAGCGATCATTGAAAAAGGATGTGAGGTACCGCAAGGTACTGTCATAGGGGAGGATCGCGCTGAGGATGAAAAAAGATTTCATGTCAGTCCTGGCGGCGTAGTACTGGTGACTCCGGATATGTTGGGCCAGAACAGACATTATGTCAGATAG
- a CDS encoding cytochrome-c peroxidase — MLKMRTLVTALALAGSVSAVHAAGSLPKTAPAPADNPTTQEKVVLGQMLYHDPRLSSTGTVSCASCHNTMLGGDDNRPNSMGVNGQTGGRSAPTVWNSAFNQVQFWDGRAASLEEQAAGPVTNPIEMGMKSWDDVVERLKTIEGYQDAFEKAFGKDSISKDNATKAIAAYERTLITPNSPFDKYVDGDKDALTEQQVRGMKKAVELGCTGCHSGPAFNGAGAFQKFPVNSNGYFEAQYHFKKDKGLAEVTKNAEDEHMWKVPTLRNIALTAPYMHNGSVATLEEAVKLMGKLQLGQDLAKDDIADIVVFLNGLTGEFPKQAMPVLPGTPGRAFK; from the coding sequence ATGTTAAAAATGCGAACTCTGGTCACCGCATTAGCGTTGGCTGGATCTGTTTCTGCGGTTCATGCTGCAGGATCCTTACCCAAAACAGCGCCTGCACCTGCAGATAATCCCACGACACAGGAAAAAGTGGTGTTGGGTCAAATGCTTTATCACGATCCACGTTTGTCTTCGACAGGCACGGTTTCTTGTGCGTCTTGCCATAACACCATGTTAGGTGGAGACGATAATCGACCCAACTCAATGGGTGTTAACGGCCAAACCGGCGGACGCAGTGCGCCAACGGTATGGAATTCTGCTTTCAATCAGGTACAGTTCTGGGACGGCAGAGCGGCAAGCCTTGAAGAACAGGCCGCCGGTCCAGTGACTAATCCCATCGAAATGGGCATGAAAAGCTGGGACGATGTGGTTGAGCGCTTAAAAACAATCGAAGGCTATCAGGATGCATTTGAAAAAGCTTTTGGCAAGGATTCCATTTCAAAAGACAATGCAACCAAAGCGATTGCGGCTTATGAGCGCACATTGATCACACCCAACAGCCCTTTCGATAAATATGTGGATGGCGATAAAGATGCTTTAACTGAGCAACAAGTGCGCGGCATGAAAAAAGCCGTTGAGTTAGGCTGCACGGGTTGTCACAGTGGTCCAGCATTTAATGGCGCGGGAGCCTTCCAAAAGTTTCCGGTTAACAGCAACGGCTACTTTGAGGCTCAATATCACTTCAAAAAAGACAAAGGCCTAGCTGAAGTGACTAAAAATGCCGAAGACGAGCACATGTGGAAAGTACCGACTTTACGCAATATTGCTCTGACTGCGCCATACATGCACAACGGTTCGGTTGCGACATTAGAGGAGGCTGTTAAATTGATGGGTAAACTGCAATTGGGTCAGGATCTGGCTAAGGACGATATTGCCGATATCGTCGTGTTTTTGAATGGATTGACCGGTGAGTTTCCAAAGCAAGCCATGCCGGTTTTGCCGGGAACTCCAGGCCGCGCTTTTAAATGA
- a CDS encoding methanol/ethanol family PQQ-dependent dehydrogenase, producing the protein MKKPVKSWLIASTVAALLAGPAIANANSEVEKLTKNPANWATWGGNYQGTRYSELKEINTSNVKTLQPAWTFSTGVLRGHEGGPLVVNDTLYIHTPFPNTVYAIDQKTQSVIWEYTPQQDADVTIPVMCCDTVNRGLAYGGGKIFLQQSDTVLTALDAKTGKRIWSVQNGDPKLGMTNTQAPIVVKDKVITGISGGEFGVRGFLAAYNVNTGELEWKGYSMGPDSDTLINPTKTTTWKDGKVEAVGKDSSTSTWEGDQWKIGGGTTWGWYSYDPELNLVYYGSGNPSTWNPTQRPGDNKWSMSLWARDADTGEVKWVYQMTPHDEWDFDGINETPLVDQEINGKMRKTVVHFDRNGFGYTLDRVTGELLVAEKFDKAVNWASHVDMKTGRPEVVSKYSTEQNGEDTNTQGVCPAALGSKNQQPVSYSPQTGYFYISGNHVCMDYEPFEVEYTAGQPYVGATLSMFPAGVDAITGKEDKSTNLGQFTAWDATTGKIVWSNKEQFSVWSGSVATAGGVVFYGTLEGYLKAVDAKTGKELYKFKTPSGIIGNVNTWEYNGKQYVGVLSGVGGWAGIGIAAGLDSGEESSNSEGLGAVGAYRSLSSFTKLGGTLTVFALPN; encoded by the coding sequence ATGAAGAAGCCTGTTAAAAGCTGGCTAATTGCCTCAACAGTTGCTGCCCTGCTTGCTGGACCAGCTATTGCCAATGCAAACAGCGAAGTTGAAAAACTGACCAAGAACCCAGCAAACTGGGCTACTTGGGGTGGGAACTATCAAGGAACTCGTTACAGCGAACTTAAAGAAATCAACACCTCAAACGTAAAGACTCTGCAACCAGCATGGACTTTTTCAACGGGTGTTCTTCGTGGCCACGAAGGCGGCCCATTAGTAGTCAATGATACTTTATACATCCACACTCCTTTTCCTAACACCGTTTACGCGATTGACCAAAAAACTCAATCCGTTATCTGGGAATATACCCCACAGCAAGACGCTGACGTAACGATTCCTGTTATGTGCTGCGATACTGTAAACCGCGGTTTGGCTTACGGTGGCGGCAAAATATTTCTGCAACAATCCGATACCGTGTTAACAGCATTAGATGCTAAAACCGGAAAACGCATCTGGAGCGTTCAAAACGGCGATCCAAAACTGGGTATGACTAACACTCAAGCGCCTATTGTAGTTAAAGATAAAGTTATAACCGGTATTTCCGGCGGTGAATTTGGCGTTCGTGGCTTCCTGGCCGCTTACAATGTCAACACCGGCGAACTGGAATGGAAAGGTTACAGCATGGGTCCTGATTCAGACACTCTGATCAACCCGACTAAAACCACCACATGGAAAGACGGCAAAGTAGAAGCTGTTGGAAAAGACTCAAGTACCAGTACTTGGGAAGGTGACCAATGGAAAATCGGCGGCGGAACTACTTGGGGCTGGTACAGCTATGATCCAGAATTGAACCTGGTTTATTACGGATCAGGCAACCCATCCACCTGGAACCCAACACAACGGCCTGGCGACAATAAATGGTCAATGTCCTTGTGGGCTCGCGACGCTGATACCGGAGAAGTCAAATGGGTTTACCAGATGACTCCGCATGATGAGTGGGATTTTGACGGTATTAACGAAACACCTTTGGTTGATCAAGAAATCAACGGGAAAATGCGTAAAACCGTTGTTCACTTTGACCGTAACGGTTTTGGCTATACATTGGATCGCGTAACCGGTGAACTGTTAGTTGCTGAAAAATTCGATAAAGCCGTAAACTGGGCATCACATGTCGATATGAAAACAGGACGTCCAGAAGTCGTATCTAAATACAGCACCGAACAAAACGGTGAAGATACCAATACTCAAGGCGTCTGCCCAGCAGCATTGGGAAGCAAAAACCAGCAGCCTGTTTCGTATTCTCCACAAACCGGTTACTTCTATATTTCCGGCAACCATGTTTGTATGGACTACGAACCTTTCGAAGTTGAATACACTGCGGGTCAACCTTATGTGGGTGCTACATTATCCATGTTCCCAGCGGGTGTTGATGCGATTACTGGTAAAGAAGACAAATCAACCAACCTCGGACAGTTCACTGCATGGGATGCGACTACCGGTAAAATTGTATGGTCTAACAAAGAGCAATTCTCCGTATGGTCAGGCTCAGTTGCAACGGCTGGCGGCGTAGTATTTTACGGTACTTTGGAAGGCTATCTGAAAGCAGTTGATGCCAAAACAGGAAAAGAATTGTATAAATTCAAAACACCTTCCGGCATTATCGGTAACGTTAATACTTGGGAATACAACGGCAAACAATATGTTGGCGTATTATCAGGCGTTGGCGGATGGGCAGGTATAGGTATCGCTGCAGGCCTGGATTCAGGCGAAGAATCTTCAAATTCTGAAGGTTTAGGTGCAGTAGGTGCTTACAGAAGCTTGAGCTCTTTCACCAAGTTAGGTGGTACGCTCACAGTTTTTGCTTTACCTAACTAA